The following nucleotide sequence is from Siphonobacter curvatus.
TGTGTCCTTCGATTTCTTCCGCATTCGTATTGTCACCCGTTGACAGGTAGAGCAAACCCTTGGAAAAAGTCACATACCCCGCCGAATGGCAGCAGTACTTCCGTTGCGTCGGAATTTCGAGCAATACTTTTTTGGAAGCCAGATCCAGCTGATCGCCCTTGAGTTCGAAGCGGGACAAGTGACTGATCCATTTTTCGCCGCCTACGCCGTAGTACAGATAGAGCCAGTGATTGCGTTCAAAATCCGGGTCGGCCGCTACCCCGAGTAATCCGTCTTCAATCCCGCTGAATACGTTCAGATTAGCAATGGTTTTCAGTTGCTTTTCCTGGGCATCGTACAGGCGTACGCCTCCTTTGCGTTCGGCAATGACCACATTACGGTTGGGCAGCAAGGCCATGCCCATGGGTTCGTCCAGTCCCTGTACCAGTGGCATGACGGTAAACCGACTGCTATCCGGCGGCGTGTCCGATTCGCTATGATGGTACGGTCGAAAAGAAAGCGTACTCGCCAGAGCGGCTAATCCGAGAATAATCGTTGCTGTTTTCATACCAATCATCCTCCTTTATTGAGCCCGTTTTTCCATGTCGGCAGTCGTCAGTTCCAGCATCCGGCCGATGGGTTTACCCTTGGCGTAAGCCACCACTTTCACGCGGTCGGCTCCTTTGGGCATCAGAAACGGTTGCGTGTATTTCGGGAAATGGCGATCAGGAATGGTATTGTCCGTCGAGTAGTACAGTTCCACATCCGGTAATTCGTGATCAAGCACTAGTTCCATCAAGCCGGTTGGATGTTTTTTCACCGACGTAACGATCGGATTGTACATACTGCGGGAATAGTTGACATCCTGCACGTCCAGCCGCTTGAAGTGACTTTCCACCCGATGGACAAAGTCGGGCCAGTTTCGCTGATTTTTCGGCGACCAGAGTACTTCGGCAATGGCGAAAGCTCGCGGCCAAGTCATGTACTCCACGTGCCGTTCGTTGGGTACGGATTCGGTCCACAAATTACCCTGACCACCCAGAATGAGTTCGGCCTTAATACTATCGGGGACGGGTTCAAATGCATAGCTTTTGCTCAGTCGACACATGCCATAAGTACTGGGTTCCGCACTCGGATCACCCTGGTACAGATCGAGGTAGCAAAACTGGTGCGGCGTCATGATTACCGGGTGACCCTGCCGGGCGGCTTCGATACCGCCTTTCAGGCCGTGCCAGCTCATCACGGTGGCGTCGGGGGCGAGTCCGCCTTCCAGGATTTCATCCCAACCAATGAGTTTTTTACCCTTCGACTGGACGATTTTTTCAACGCGTTTGATGAAGTAACTCTGCAACTCCTCAACGTTCTTAATCCCCTGTTTTTTCATCAAGGTCCGGCATTCGTCGCATTTCTCCCAAAAGCCCTTATAAGCTTCGTCACCCCCCACGTGGATGTACGGACCGGGAAACAACTCCGCAATTTCCGTAAAGACCTGATCGATGAAGATATACGTGCTGTCCCGGCAAGGGTTGAGTGTATTGTCTTTCACCTTGTAAAGCTTTCCGTTCGGCGGTACCTCGGTAGGAAGTTGCCCGCAGGTCAGTTGCGGATACGCCGCAATCGCCGACATGATGTGGCCGGGCATATCAATTTCGGGAACGATGGTGATGTGTCGCTGCTGGGCGTAGGCTACTACTTCGCGAATGTCGTCCTGCGTATAGAAGCCCCCGTAGGAAGGTACTTCGCCCGGCTGCGTATTTTCGAGATCCCACCAGCGACCCGTCCGGGGTACTCGCCAGGCTCCGACCTGCGTCAGTTTCGGTAGTCGGTTGATCTGTACCCGCCAGCCCTGGTCATCCGTTAAATGCCAGTGGAAGACGTTGAATTTGTACCGGGCCATCTGATCGATGTACCGTTTGACAAAGGCTTTATCGTAAAAATGCCGACTGACATCCAGCATCAGTCCCCGCCAGCCAAAACGCGGCTGATCCCGGACGTGTATCGCCGGAATCGTCTGAGGCAACGCCGTTTTTCCTTCGGGTAACAATTGCCGAAGGGTTTGAATACCGTAGAAAATACCAGCGGCTTTGGGAGCCGTGAGCGTAATGCCTTTGGACGTTACCCGCAGGTCGTAGCCTTCCGAACCCAAATCGGCCGCCGGAGCGAGCGAAACGCTAATCGTGGAGGTAGCAGAGGTACCCGCTGGTAATTGCGGCAACTGCTCGGCGATCATCCGGCGAAGCTCCGGAGTGTTTACGATCAATCGCGTTTGAGTGGTAAGCGTAAAGGTACCCGTGCCCGCTTCCAGTGTTTGTGGAGCCGGAATCAGGGCGGGCAGCTGGGCCGAGGCAACGGTCGTCACCAAGGCCAGAGCCAGTACTTTATAAAATCGATTCATTCCCATACAACTAAGCGATTAAGCCGAAGGCCACTGCGTTTCAATACCCTGACTACGAACCATTTTCTGAAATTCTTCCCGCAGATTGAGTTTTTCATGGACGGCTTTCGGCGGTACCTTTTTCTGTTGGGCATAGGCCACCAGCATGCCCACGGCTTCGCCAATGCTCCATTCGACCGGATGCAGGCGGTAACAGCCGTTGGTAATATGCGTTGTACCGATGTTCTTGTTGGCCGGAAGCAGGTTTTGTACCCGTTGCGGAATCAGAGCCCCCAACGGAATCTGGAAGGGTAGCGAGCCGAAATCGATGTAATTATTGCCCGCCGTACTCGGGTGTAGGTCGATGTGGTAATAGCCCACGCCCACGCTATCCGCAAACGGGGCGGCGGTGTTACCGGTTTTCTTCCCGGTAATCATCGCCCGGTTGTCGGCTCCGACGTGTTCTTCCAGAATGGTAAACAGGGCCTTGATTCGTCGGGACTCGCGGATGTAGGGGTATTTCGCCAGTCCGTCTTCCGTACCCATAATGTCTGGACGTAGCCGCAAACCCGCCCAACCCTGTCCGCCGTCGGGACGGGGAGCTTCGGTTTGCAGCCAGTACAATAGGGACAGACTCAGTTGTTTGGCCCGATCGACGTGGTGTTTAAAATCTTTCTCGCTTGCTCCGATCAAGTTCCCCAGTGTGTAATCGTTCTGCGGCCAGTTGACGATCGAAATATCACCCGCGAAGGTACCGGGTTTAAAATTCGCTTTACTGAGGATGCGACGGTAATTCCAGAGGTTCAATTTATCGCCCGTGGCTACACCTTCGGGATTAAAACCGAGGGCTTTGGGCTCCAGCGTTTTGGGGTTGGAATACTGAAGATCCAGCAACCGTCCCGACCAGGCGGGCGTCAGTTTCGGCGTCAGGTTTCGCCAGAAGTTATATTCTTTCGGTTTGTCGATGACGTGCGTTTCGCCAGGCAGATAATCCATCGCCATACACATCGTAAAGGCCTGTACGTTGTTCGGATCGGCTTTTTCCGGGGCGTGCAGTTCGCGGGTTTGCTGGCGGGATTCGGCTCCGGTAACAAATTCCGTTTTCGTGAGTGGCAGTAAATCACCCAATTCCGTGGCATCCACAAAATACGGAGCTTCGAGTACCAGCTCTTTTCCGCTCCGCAGACTGCGGGCTTTCAGTGCTTTTACCTGATCGCCGGTTACATCCGCCGCTACGATTTTATGTTCGAGTAGCAGGACCAGTTGCCGTGAACTCTGGTACGGAGCCAGCATTTGCAGCAAAACCGCCAAGGCCACTTTGGGTTCGTGACAAAGTTTGGAAACGGTACCGTCACCGGGGTTCAGATGCGTCCGAGTGCGGGCAGCGTCCGTAAGCGGGTAATAGGTCTGGTAGTACTGGCGAACGGCCGTACGGAAATCGCGATAAAGCCGCGTGGCTCCGTGCGTTTCAATCCAGGGGTGCTCATCGGGGGGGACGCCCTGTTGGGTAATCTGCCCACCGATCCAGTCGGTCTCCTCGGTCAATACCACCTTCAGGCCATTGCGAAGAGCGGATAGCGCTGCGGCACAACCGCCGAGGCCGCCGCCCGCCACAATGACGTCGGCGGATCGGTGGTCAGCGGCTGTAGTAGCCAAGGAAGATTCCGTACTTGCGGCGTACGAAGAAAACGACAGAAAGGAGGTCGAAAAAAGACCTCCGCTCGTCAGGGATACGCGTTCAATGAAATGACGTCGATTCATAAGCATTCTTCGGTTATTCCGAAGCGTGTAAATGGAAAAGCAGTCGCTGCTTATTGGGTACTTGAAAATAGATACTGGAAATTAAGGTTGGGTCGAACGTTTCATCTTCATGGAATCTTCCCGAAAAGTTGAACCTTTCGGGAAGAGATACGAGGGCTTTACCAGCCCGAATTTTGCGTCAGTTGTTTATTAATGTCGCGTTCCGATTGGGGAATGGGCAGCAATTCCAGTCGTGGGTACCAGTAGCGAATTTCCCGAACCAGTCGCTGACTTTCGCTCGTAGTATAGACCGGAATGTTGTTCAGATCATGGACGGCACTCGTTTTGAACGTCGGTGGGGCGGGAGCGACGGCCGGATCTTTGGCCGCTCCCATTACCTTTTGCGGCATGACCACTTCGGCAATACCCCAGCGACGAATGTCAAACCAGCGGAAGCCTTCCATGGCCAGTTCAGCCACGCGTTCGCGACGAACGAGCTGACGTAACTTGTTTTGATCCCCCTCCACGGCGGCTTCTACCGCCGGCTGACCCGCCCGGCGACGTACCTGATTCAGAGCCGTAACTACAGAAGCATCCAGTTGATTAAGTTCAATTTTAGCTTCGGCGTACATCAGCAGAATTTCCGCGTATCGCATCAGAATAAAGCCTACCCGGGATTGAAACGCGTTTTCCTGCGTGAGGGTGTACTTGGTATGCAGTAAACCTACACCACTTTTGGCTGGACCAAAGGCATTGTCAAAATCGGCGTTGGTCCGCGAAATCCAGCTACCGTCGGCATTGCGGAAAGATGTGGTGTTTTTGTAAATGGTGTACACCAGGGTCTGCTGATTCATGCTGATGGTATCTCCGGGAATAGCTACCGTGTACTTCAGTCGCATGTCCCGATTTTTGCTCGGCTGAGCCGGATCGTACAGGGGCGACTCGTCAATGCGTTTGCCATCCTTCGCTTCGAACATATCCACCAGTCGTTGCTGCGGGAAGCGACCCGACTGCCCACCGGCCGCCCGGGAAATACTGCCCAGCGGTACGTAATTAACCGAGTTGGCATCCGCATCCGAATACAAAATCTGGAACATGATTTCCTTTCCGGCATTGGCCGTCTGACCCGTACGGGTAAACAAATCGGCAAAACGAGGATTCAAACTCAGTCCTGCACCGTCAATGATTTGCTTGGAAGCCTCGGCGGCGACTGCATACTCTTTGTTGAACAGAGCGGTACGGGCTTTGTACCCCAGAGCTACGGCCTTCGTGACGCGGCCCTGATCGCTCGTCGTCCAGGGTAGTACGGCAATCGCGGCATCGAGTTCCTGATAAATGAACTTGAGCACGTCGGCCCGCGGAGTCCGCGTTTGCGTATAAAACTCCGCAGGTTCCAGCGGCTTCGTAATCAGGGGAACGTCACCGAATAGAAAAACCAAATGGTAATAGGCGTAGGCCCGAAGTACACGGGCTTCAGCCTGAATCTGGTTGAACGTTGCCGCCGATACACTACTTTTGCCGGTTTCCATGCCTGAAATCAATGTGTTGGCTCGCTGAACGGTGGTGTAGGCAAACGTCCAGAGGGATTTGGCGTGGGCATTGTACACATCAATGTTGCCCTCACCCAGATCCACACCCCGTAGCAGGGCGAGGTCCGTCCAGCCGTCCATCATCGACTGGTAGGGCGTGTTACCCGTATTCCAGTACGCCGATCGGTAGACGGCATTCAGGGCCCCGTTCATCTCGGTTTGATTGTTGAAAAACTGGCCCGTTGCCGGAGCGTCCAGCGGCACCTGGCTCAGGTACTCTTTACAGCCCGAAAGCAGCGTAAGCGACAGGCTGAGTCCTAGTATCGAAAGAAAACGAAAGTTCATGTCGTTAGAAATTGATGTTTAAACCAGCCGTGTAGGTACGCATGATGGGGTAAAACTCGCCGCCCGTATCGCGTTGCTCGGGGTCGAAACCGGGGAAGAATTTCGTCCAGGTTACTAAATTCTGACCACTCAGGTACAGCCGAACCGACTTGATTTTAGCCTTCGTCGTCAGTGCCGTGGGCAGCGTGTAACCGACAACCAGGTTCTTGAGTCGCAGGTACGACGCCGATCGTACCCAGAAGGAAGAGGCCACGTAGTTATTGGGAATACTGTTGACCGTCAGACGGGGATAGGCCGCGTCGGTGTTTTCCGGTGACCAGTAATCTTTCTGGTACTCAAACATGGTTCCTTGGAAATTCGAGGAGTAGAAAGGCTGGGCCGCCGTTCCCGACAGGTAGTTGTCTTTTTTACCCACGCCCTGGAAGAAAGCCGTAAAGTCAAAGCCTTTGTACTGAGCCGCCAGGTTTATGCTGTACTCGTAGCGGGGGAAATAGTTGCCGAGAATGGTACGGTCGTAGCTGTCGATTTTGTTGTCAGGAACGCCATTCGGACCGCTGATGTCCCGATAGCGAATATCACCCGCGGCTGAGTTGCCGTATTGGAAGGGAGCCGCTTTTACTTCGTCCGTACTCTGGAAAAGACCATCGGCAATATAGCCGTAGTATGAATCCAGCGGGTATCCTTCCTGTTGAATTGTCGCTCCGTTGATGATGGGCGTACCGCCGTTTTTCAGGAGTTTATTGCGAACGTCGGAAGCATTGACTTGTACTTGATAGCTGAAATCGCGGATTTTATCCCGCCAGCCCAAACCAAGTTCCCAGCCCGTATTCCGCATGGAACCCGAGTTAACGAAGGGAGCCGTGAGGCCCACGTACGCGGGAATGGGGACGAGCTGAAGCATATCCACAATATCCCGCTGGAAGAAATCCGCCGTCACGTTCAGACGGTTTTTGAGTAAGGCAAAATCGCCGCCAATGTCCAGAATTCGGGAGGTCTCCCAACGAATATTTGCATTAGCCGCCGTCGTGAGGGCGTAGCCGGGATTGACGATGTTGTTGAAATAATAGTTATACGCCGTTCCTGCATTGAAGAGGGAGTAGGTGGGGTAGTAATCCGACTCGCCCCCGCGAATCAGGTTCTGATTACCCAGCGAACCGTAGGAAGCCCGGATTTTCGCTTCGCTTACAACCGACTGGAGCGGTTGCCAGAACGATTCCTGCGAAATCCGCCAGCCGCCGGATACGGACGGGAATAGTTGCCACCAGTTGTTTTGACGGAAACGCGAGGAAGCATCCCAACGGCCATTCACTTCCAGCAGATATTTATCGTTGTAGGTATAGTTCAACCGACCGTAGATCGAAACCATCGAAAAGCGGCTTTCACCCCCGCTTAGCGTCTGGCCTAACTGATCGCCGCTGTCGAGGTACGGACGGTCCGGCGAGAGCAGATTCTGACGATACGTATTGATGAAAGACGTTTTGAAATCTTCCGTACTAAAACCGCCCAGTACGGTAAAGGCGTGTTTACCTAACGTTTTGTTGTACGTCGCCTGCGTCCGGAACAGGTTCTGCGTATTCTGTGAAATCCGGTCCGACAGCGAGTTCAGAGCGGGCCAGGGGCGTTGGTAAATCAACGTATTGTTGGCTACGTCAGCCGAGTAAATCCGGTACTGATTGGTAAACTGCCGCCCACGGTTGGTATAGTAATTGGAGCTGTAGGTCGCCAGTAATTCCAGGCCTTCGATGGGCGTGTACGTCAGCGTTCCCTTGATGATCCGCGAGTCGGTCAGGCTACGGTTGAAACCCCCATCCCGGGCCTGAGCTGCGGGGTTGGCATTCGACCAGCCTTCGCCCCATTCACCCGTATCAAACTGACCCGGCGTAATGGCCGGGAAACCCAGCATTTCGCGGATGATGTACTGCGGCGTACCCTGTCCCGGCCAGAGGCGGTTGGAGTTGTTGAGTACCAGATCCACCGAAGCGGAAAGTTTTTTGCTGATCGTAATGTCGGTATTGAACCGTAAGTCCAGACGTTTGTAATTCGTATTGGCCGTTAAACCGTTCTGGTCCAGGAAACTACCCGACGCAAACGCCTTCACGCGATCACCCCCAATGGACAGGTTCAAACTGTGGTTCTGCATGATGCCCGAATTGGTCAGTACCAGTTTCTTCCAGTCGGTATTGAACAGCGTTTTGTTATCGGGGCCATTCGTCCGGTAGGCTTCAATTTGCTGAGTAAACGCGGCGGGTAACCCACTGTTGGCCTGAGCTACGTCCCAGTACATCATGTGTTCCAGAGCGTTTACTTTCTGGGGAAGATCGGTTGGTTCCTGCTTCAATACGTAGGCGTTGTAACTGACATTTACGCCTTTGGCTCCGCGTTTGGTGGTTACCAGTACCACGCCGTTCGCCGCCCGTGAACCGTATACCGCCGCTGCCGCCGCATCTTTCAAAATGGAAATACTGGCAATGTTGTTAGGATCGATGGCGTCGAGGCTCATTTCTACGTTATCCACCAGAATCAGCGGATTTTGTCCGGCGTTGATCGAACCAATTCCGCGAATCCGAATGGTACCCGCATCGCCCCCCGGAGCACCGGATTGTTGAGTAATGGTTACGCCCGGAGCAGCCCCTTGTAGAGCCAGCGACGTAGAACCGACTTGACGACTGGTCAGGGTTTTACTTTCGATCACGGCGACCGAACCCGTCAGGTTTACTTTCTTCTGGGTGCCGTAACCCACTACTACGACTTCATTCAGTTTCGTAGATTCTTCGCTGAGGGCAACATTGTATTCACCGGCTCCCGAGAAGGGCACTTCCTTGCTGGTCGTACCCAGAAATGAGAAGACCAGCGTTCCGGTCGAAGCCGGAGCTTTTAACGTATACAAACCATCGGCATTGGTCGTCGTGCCGGTCGTTGTATTTTTAATCATGACCGTAACTCCCGGTAAAACCGACCCGTTTTCATCGGTGACTTTACCCCGTAAAACCGGGTTTTGGGCGAAAACGAACAGGGGCAGCGTCAAAAGCAAAGGCAGTAGCCAGCCCAGACGCCTGTGCAGCGTACGTACGTGTGGCATCATGAAATCAAGGAATAAGAAAAGATAGAGGTGTTAATTCAGGGGGTTAAGGTTTCACGGCTTTGCAGGTGAGGTCGAAATCAATCAGGGCTTCAAACGTCCGCTTCCAAGGTAAATGGAACTGGAGTGGCGATGGCGTTAGGCACTGGTACTGCGGCGGAATAGAGGCTTGATAGGCGGGCCAAAGCTGGGTAAAAAACGCCTGTAATTGTTCCTGGCAACGCGTTTCCATGGCTTGATTACGCTTTTCATCGAGCAACGTGGCACTCATACCCGCCTGACCAAAAGCAGCATTGGCTTCGCGGCGTACTTTCGTGTGAAAATAATAATCGTCCAGTAAGCGATGCAGGAGAAACCATTGCTGAGCCGTGTAAATGGACGACCCGATGCCGGGTTTGGACAGCAGTTTGTGGGCAGCCACGGTATAAATCGTCCCCTGTGGCAGAGCGGTACCGATGGTGTTACCCGCCGTATTCCAGGAGGCATAGCCGCTGAGTTTACCCAGCAACTGACGTTTCTCCAGAGCTTTCGTAAAGGTTGAATCGCCCCCCTGTACATCGCCCCGGGGATCGATGTCGGCTACGATGACGGACTTGCCCGCTTCAATCAGGGAAGCAATTTCATCGACCGAAGAATTTGCCCGGTTCGCTTCGTGCCGGGAAGCGTATACGTAGAAAAAGACATCGGCCGTATTGTCTGGCACTTCCTGAGCCCCGGCGGCCAGAATCTGTTCGCTGACGGTTTGGTACAGCGGCCGATCTTCAAAGGGCATTGTCTTTTCGCGGGTGCTTTCTGAGGAGTAAAGGGCCCTGACTTTGGGGGCAAATCCAAAGTGGCGGATCAGGGCCCTACTTAATAGTAACATCGAAACTTCGTCGGTACCCGCCTGGAGAGCCACTTGGCTGGTTAATTTCTCTTTTTTAATCTCCTGCAGTAAGGTCTCGTGGTCACTGCGGTGTACGCCCTGCGGTTTGGCATCGTCTTGGGTTAATAATAGGTAATCGATGATGCCTTGTTTGGTTAAGGCAATGGCCCGCTGATTGATCCGCAGGTTGCGGGTACGGGCTTCTTTGTAATCCTGAAGCTCGGCCGCCGGAATTTCTTTTTCGAGCTGCCGGGTTTCAGCCTGAAGAGCAGGGTACGGCGAAATTTCGGCCCAGCGGGCTATTTTCTGCCGGTACGCGGCATTCTGAGGCGTAGCAGAGGGAGCCAGTCGCATCACCACGCTCTGGGCGTAAACCGGAAGTTTGGGAGCTTTTTTCCGAATCCGGTTCAGTACTTCCAGGCGTTGCAGGGCCAGCGGAGCGGCTACCTGATGAACCCGCGAGCCGACGAGT
It contains:
- a CDS encoding beta-N-acetylhexosaminidase, which translates into the protein MNRFYKVLALALVTTVASAQLPALIPAPQTLEAGTGTFTLTTQTRLIVNTPELRRMIAEQLPQLPAGTSATSTISVSLAPAADLGSEGYDLRVTSKGITLTAPKAAGIFYGIQTLRQLLPEGKTALPQTIPAIHVRDQPRFGWRGLMLDVSRHFYDKAFVKRYIDQMARYKFNVFHWHLTDDQGWRVQINRLPKLTQVGAWRVPRTGRWWDLENTQPGEVPSYGGFYTQDDIREVVAYAQQRHITIVPEIDMPGHIMSAIAAYPQLTCGQLPTEVPPNGKLYKVKDNTLNPCRDSTYIFIDQVFTEIAELFPGPYIHVGGDEAYKGFWEKCDECRTLMKKQGIKNVEELQSYFIKRVEKIVQSKGKKLIGWDEILEGGLAPDATVMSWHGLKGGIEAARQGHPVIMTPHQFCYLDLYQGDPSAEPSTYGMCRLSKSYAFEPVPDSIKAELILGGQGNLWTESVPNERHVEYMTWPRAFAIAEVLWSPKNQRNWPDFVHRVESHFKRLDVQDVNYSRSMYNPIVTSVKKHPTGLMELVLDHELPDVELYYSTDNTIPDRHFPKYTQPFLMPKGADRVKVVAYAKGKPIGRMLELTTADMEKRAQ
- a CDS encoding FAD-dependent oxidoreductase, with product MNRRHFIERVSLTSGGLFSTSFLSFSSYAASTESSLATTAADHRSADVIVAGGGLGGCAAALSALRNGLKVVLTEETDWIGGQITQQGVPPDEHPWIETHGATRLYRDFRTAVRQYYQTYYPLTDAARTRTHLNPGDGTVSKLCHEPKVALAVLLQMLAPYQSSRQLVLLLEHKIVAADVTGDQVKALKARSLRSGKELVLEAPYFVDATELGDLLPLTKTEFVTGAESRQQTRELHAPEKADPNNVQAFTMCMAMDYLPGETHVIDKPKEYNFWRNLTPKLTPAWSGRLLDLQYSNPKTLEPKALGFNPEGVATGDKLNLWNYRRILSKANFKPGTFAGDISIVNWPQNDYTLGNLIGASEKDFKHHVDRAKQLSLSLLYWLQTEAPRPDGGQGWAGLRLRPDIMGTEDGLAKYPYIRESRRIKALFTILEEHVGADNRAMITGKKTGNTAAPFADSVGVGYYHIDLHPSTAGNNYIDFGSLPFQIPLGALIPQRVQNLLPANKNIGTTHITNGCYRLHPVEWSIGEAVGMLVAYAQQKKVPPKAVHEKLNLREEFQKMVRSQGIETQWPSA
- a CDS encoding RagB/SusD family nutrient uptake outer membrane protein; this translates as MNFRFLSILGLSLSLTLLSGCKEYLSQVPLDAPATGQFFNNQTEMNGALNAVYRSAYWNTGNTPYQSMMDGWTDLALLRGVDLGEGNIDVYNAHAKSLWTFAYTTVQRANTLISGMETGKSSVSAATFNQIQAEARVLRAYAYYHLVFLFGDVPLITKPLEPAEFYTQTRTPRADVLKFIYQELDAAIAVLPWTTSDQGRVTKAVALGYKARTALFNKEYAVAAEASKQIIDGAGLSLNPRFADLFTRTGQTANAGKEIMFQILYSDADANSVNYVPLGSISRAAGGQSGRFPQQRLVDMFEAKDGKRIDESPLYDPAQPSKNRDMRLKYTVAIPGDTISMNQQTLVYTIYKNTTSFRNADGSWISRTNADFDNAFGPAKSGVGLLHTKYTLTQENAFQSRVGFILMRYAEILLMYAEAKIELNQLDASVVTALNQVRRRAGQPAVEAAVEGDQNKLRQLVRRERVAELAMEGFRWFDIRRWGIAEVVMPQKVMGAAKDPAVAPAPPTFKTSAVHDLNNIPVYTTSESQRLVREIRYWYPRLELLPIPQSERDINKQLTQNSGW
- a CDS encoding SusC/RagA family TonB-linked outer membrane protein yields the protein MMPHVRTLHRRLGWLLPLLLTLPLFVFAQNPVLRGKVTDENGSVLPGVTVMIKNTTTGTTTNADGLYTLKAPASTGTLVFSFLGTTSKEVPFSGAGEYNVALSEESTKLNEVVVVGYGTQKKVNLTGSVAVIESKTLTSRQVGSTSLALQGAAPGVTITQQSGAPGGDAGTIRIRGIGSINAGQNPLILVDNVEMSLDAIDPNNIASISILKDAAAAAVYGSRAANGVVLVTTKRGAKGVNVSYNAYVLKQEPTDLPQKVNALEHMMYWDVAQANSGLPAAFTQQIEAYRTNGPDNKTLFNTDWKKLVLTNSGIMQNHSLNLSIGGDRVKAFASGSFLDQNGLTANTNYKRLDLRFNTDITISKKLSASVDLVLNNSNRLWPGQGTPQYIIREMLGFPAITPGQFDTGEWGEGWSNANPAAQARDGGFNRSLTDSRIIKGTLTYTPIEGLELLATYSSNYYTNRGRQFTNQYRIYSADVANNTLIYQRPWPALNSLSDRISQNTQNLFRTQATYNKTLGKHAFTVLGGFSTEDFKTSFINTYRQNLLSPDRPYLDSGDQLGQTLSGGESRFSMVSIYGRLNYTYNDKYLLEVNGRWDASSRFRQNNWWQLFPSVSGGWRISQESFWQPLQSVVSEAKIRASYGSLGNQNLIRGGESDYYPTYSLFNAGTAYNYYFNNIVNPGYALTTAANANIRWETSRILDIGGDFALLKNRLNVTADFFQRDIVDMLQLVPIPAYVGLTAPFVNSGSMRNTGWELGLGWRDKIRDFSYQVQVNASDVRNKLLKNGGTPIINGATIQQEGYPLDSYYGYIADGLFQSTDEVKAAPFQYGNSAAGDIRYRDISGPNGVPDNKIDSYDRTILGNYFPRYEYSINLAAQYKGFDFTAFFQGVGKKDNYLSGTAAQPFYSSNFQGTMFEYQKDYWSPENTDAAYPRLTVNSIPNNYVASSFWVRSASYLRLKNLVVGYTLPTALTTKAKIKSVRLYLSGQNLVTWTKFFPGFDPEQRDTGGEFYPIMRTYTAGLNINF
- a CDS encoding DUF4127 family protein → MNRLLILLFLFISSHAMAQVRAARILLIPLDDRPPCLQFTVRMGLIGHAEVIAPPQELLGQFTTPGQSEAIAAWVEKQDLRSFDAAIVCLDMLAYGGLVGSRVHQVAAPLALQRLEVLNRIRKKAPKLPVYAQSVVMRLAPSATPQNAAYRQKIARWAEISPYPALQAETRQLEKEIPAAELQDYKEARTRNLRINQRAIALTKQGIIDYLLLTQDDAKPQGVHRSDHETLLQEIKKEKLTSQVALQAGTDEVSMLLLSRALIRHFGFAPKVRALYSSESTREKTMPFEDRPLYQTVSEQILAAGAQEVPDNTADVFFYVYASRHEANRANSSVDEIASLIEAGKSVIVADIDPRGDVQGGDSTFTKALEKRQLLGKLSGYASWNTAGNTIGTALPQGTIYTVAAHKLLSKPGIGSSIYTAQQWFLLHRLLDDYYFHTKVRREANAAFGQAGMSATLLDEKRNQAMETRCQEQLQAFFTQLWPAYQASIPPQYQCLTPSPLQFHLPWKRTFEALIDFDLTCKAVKP